The Diceros bicornis minor isolate mBicDic1 chromosome 18, mDicBic1.mat.cur, whole genome shotgun sequence sequence TGGGAGAGGCAGCCGAGGCTGCTGGCGAGGAAACAGGGACTGGGAGAGGCAGCATGGCGGGGCTGGCTGGCCAGGAGCCCAAGGCTCCTGTACCCACTGGGGCCCTGAGGATTCCTGGGTGGGGCACGAGGAGGAACAGCTCCAGGGCGGCCTGactgtcccctcctcccacctcagcCAGGAAGGGAGAGCCCAGCTCACCCGGCAGGCCAGCACGCTCAGGGTCCGCTCGTGCAGGTTCATGATGGGATAGTTCTTCCCCTTGTAGTGGTTGACCTCCTAGGGCCACAGTGAGGTTGGGTCAGCAGGCCGCCTCAGGCGGGCTGGGGCTGTGCTCCCTCCCAACGGTCCCTCGTGGGGCACCCACCAGCATGGGGATGCCCTGGACGGGACGGCCCTGACCCCTGGAAGAGACCCCAGCTCGTCTCCTCTGCCTCCATCAGCACCCGGGGCCTCACCCCCAATGAGCTGCCTGTGCCCAACACCAGGAGCCCCTGGAGGGCCCCCACGCCCTATCAGCTGCCCGGGGCTGAGACCTGGTCAAAGTGCAAGCCCGCGATAACGTAGGGTCTCTCTGCCAGGCCGTGCACCTTCTCCAGGAAGTCCACGTGCCCGATGTCTGTGCCCAGGTTAAGAAGCAAGTAATGGATGAGAGCAGCTGACCGCAGAACTGGGAGCTCCGGCACATTCCCTCCTGCCTGCCTATCCATGACACTCCCTGCCGATGGCTGTACCCCTGAACCCCACCCTAGTCTGGGGGCCTCGAGGAGTTAGTGAGGCTCCTCCAGGTCCTGCAGCCCACTGGTGCAGATATGGATATGCAGAGGAAAGGCCCGGGGCAGGGACAAACCAACCCAACCCACCCCAGTCCTGGAGGATACGGAACAGGTCAAAGGCGCCGGTAACATAGATGACCGTCTCCCCTGGCTGGGGCTCCTTCCCAGAAGCAAACTGGATGATCTTCTGGGATGTCTGCAGAAACTGGGACACCCCTGTCCAGGGGTTCCGCCCCCCTGGGCACTGTAAGCCAAGGGGGCTCTGGTCAGCAACAGATCTCACAGGCATGCCCCTCACCTGCTCACACCCCAAGGCCCCTCTTCTGAGCCTGTCCTGCCTGCACGCACCTGTGCATCTGCTCTAGGAGACATAGGTGAGGGGTGGAGAAAGCAGGTGCAGGGCCTACAGACCAGGACTTCAAACTCCCAGCCCTGTCTCCCAGCTTGCTCTAGTGCTGTTTCCAGGCAGGTGTCTCTGGTAGGGACACCGAGGGCAGGCTGGCAATGCCCAGTCCACACCACAGCCAGGGTGGGTGGGGCCCCTGTGGCCAGCAGGACTGTGGCACCGCCCCGTGGCCACAGTGGGCAATGCAGCCAATTCCACCTTGGCCCAGCAACCAGCCCGCCAGGAGGCGGCTAGCCAACACAGCCCTAGCGGGGACTGGGAACCTTGAGGCCACTGTCTGGTCACCTGGGAGGAACCTTCTAAAAAAGTATCTCCCCGGCGGGTGAGGTGAGGGGTCTAAAAAGCGAGAGAGGGCCAGCCTGCCTGGTTAGAGGCCACCTCAGGCAGTCCTTGCTCTTCCTCCAGGCAGTGGCCACTGTGACCGGCTAGTCGGCCAAGCTTGGTGGGCAGTACCCAGTCAGCGCCCAAAAGGCAGGGAGTGGGGTGGAGGATGAGGCTCTGGGACAGCCCAGGGGTCGGGTGGTGGCCTGGCCAGCAGAGGCAACACTCACCTTGCCAAAGCTGTCTGCGTACTCCCGGTACTCAGAGGACATCTCCTGCACGGAAGGGCAGGGGTTGAGGGGCCTCAGCCTCCAGACATGGCCACCCCCAGGACCCTGAAGTTCCCTGTCCTGGAGTCCACCGAGGGACAAGGCTGGGGCGGGGTGCATGGCCCCTCTGTCCCAGCAGTGTCCTCAGCCTAGGGACCTTGGGgattccacccccacccctaaaGACTCACCTGGCTGCTGTGATGGGCCTTGGTCACCAGCAGCATGCGGCCAACAAGGTCTGTGGTGGACACGCCCTGGGTGCGTTTGCACTCTCTGGGGACAGAGGTGGGGTCAGGGCTCTCATCCTGGCACATACTTGTAAGGCTACACCTCCAGCTCACCCCACCTGAGGGCAACCCTACTTGTGGCCAAGTCCACCGTGGCCCAGCCCCCTGACTGTGCTGCACACAGACCAGGCGTCTCCTCGCTACTCTCGGCCACGACAGAAAACCAGGagctggagggtggggaaggcCACTGAGCTCTTATCAACTAAAGGAaataagggaaaagaagaaacCCCTTGCTAAACTCCAAGTTCGCAGTGTAGGGGTAGGCAGGCCAGACTCGGGGTGGCAGTGGCTCTGGTACCCTTTCTGCCCACTGTCTGATGCTCAGGTCCTGCCCCACTGCACATCCTCTGCCAAAGGAACTCCAGGCTGCACTGTCCCACTTAGGAGCCACTCGCCATATTGGCTTTTTTCTGTTGCTTAACAGCCAGCCGAGGCCTGTGCCCACTGTCCTGGATGGTGCAGATCTACAACACACCTCCTCCAGTTCCAGTCCTGGCCATGAGAATCACAGGCCACGGCCCAGACAGTCCCCTTGCAGGCAGAAAGAGCTGGAGAGGCGCTTCCAGGGCCTCTCCTCCAAAGGGCGGGCATGCAGTGGGGCTTACCTGTACCTCCCGGCCTGCTTCACTTCCTCATAAGTGTCCCGGCCGTCTACGGTCAGTGTGATGTCATCTAAGGGGTGACATGCACACAAAAACAAGGATTCTTGGCTCAAAGCCACGAAGGCCTTTCAGGGCCCATGATCCCCAccccctgtcccaggcctgccctAGTGTGTGGGGGCTTGTTTCTATGGAAGGACCCAGAGCTTTCTCAGATCCTCAAAGGGCTGAGCGCTCCCCCAAGTGTGAAGAGGCCCCAGCACATCCAGATGCCCCTCTGGCGGTCTGCTCCTGAGCCCACCCTGGGTGCCCAGGCCTCTGGGACCCCCGCCCCTGCCACTCACTGCCGTGGACACAGAAGTCGCAGCTGTACTTGTCCAGTGTCTCCAGTGTGGTGACATAGGGAGCTGCGGGCACCACCTCGTCCACCCACTTGATGGCCTGCACCATCCTGTACCTCTCCTCCTGAGTGAACACGGGGGGCCCCTTGTGCTTGGAGATCTCCTCTAGGGCCAGAGAAGAGGGCAAGGATACGACAGGTGACCCCTGAAGGGCTGGGCCACAGTCTTGCCAGCCCCTTCTCGGGAGCCCCTCCCAGCACCGAGCAAGGTCTATAACCACGCATGGACTCATGGCGGGTGGCTGTCTCTCTCACTGGGCCCTCAGCCCACAAGGGCAGGATAGCACCCGACTGGCCCCCACTGTGTCCTCTGTGGGCCACCATGGGCACTTGGGACGCGTTTGCTGGATAACTGCACGGTCCCCTCACCCAATCAAAGTTCCAGGTAAAGGCGGGAGTTCCCTTTGACGACTGGGTGCTCAGTCCTCGAAGGCCTTGGGAAtcaggtgggaggtggggagtgagCGATACAGCCAGAGACTTGATCCGTTGGCTGCACTGCTCATGGACTCACTGGGCCCCCTTGCTTTAGCCTGGGACATGAGATGCAAGATGGGAAAGCCCTGGGCGGGCTCGGCCCGGGCCAGGGTTGGGGTGAGCTTGCTGAGCTGTGCTCTTCTAGAGGatggccctgggcccagcctgaCCCCTCATAAGGCCCTGCAGGGTCTTAGTCAATGGGGGCAGCCCCTAGATGGGCCATGAGGCTGGAAGATGGGCATAGCAGCCCCACTTACCATCGGTGTGCACACCCACAATGAGGTAGTCGCCCATGGCCCGTGCCTGGCGCAGCTGGTTCGAGTGGCCGTAATGCACCATGTCGTAGCTGTGGAGAAGGCAAGGCTGTCAGTCCCTGTGGTGAGGGCGGGGACTGGGCGGTCGGTGAGGGGCCAGGGGGCTCAGCCTTGCTCCTCCACGGCTTCTTTAGGAAGCCTTCTGAGAAGCTGCCCCTGGGAACTGCTCTCCAGAGTCCAGCTGGGCCTGGCGAGGCAGTGCTCAGCTCTCCAAACCCCTGGTCCCTGGTCCTAGGGCCAGATTTAGCAAGTGTGGTAGGTGCCCGGCTGTGCCCAGCCTGGCTGTGGTGAGCACCAGAACAGCCCCTGCTCCTCACACCAGGGACAGTGCTCTGCCCTCAGCCCTTCCCCTCACAGGAAACCACCACAGACAGTCCTTTCAAGCTGTAGAATAAACTGACATTAATTCAGCTGTGGGTTGGACTCCATACTACCCTGAGACAGTCCTGGGACCAACACAAAACAAAGTCCAACCAACAAACACGGGTGATCGCTGGCTTTGGAAATCCTTGCTCCTCCATGGCCTCCGGAAATCAGCGAGGCTCCACTCTCTGGGGCCTACACCTACCTTCCTGTTGCCTGGATTTATAGCTTTTATCCTCAAGTCCAGGCCTGGTCAAGAGTGAACTCTCAACTGAAGGCCACAGATGGCACCCACTGCAATGCTCAGGTTTCCATGTGCTCCCTATGTGCGCTGGGGAGAACCTGCACACTTCTCTGGGGGCCCCAAGCTGGGGCCTCACGCTTACTCTGCTTCATTCCAGCCTCACATTACCTTCTGAGCAGGCAAAGCTGTCCCTGCTTCTTCAGGTGACTTGGGCCACCAGGTGTACAGCCATTCTACTCAATGCCACGTACTACCCCCACCACAGCGCACCAGGCCCCAGGAGAGAAGCCTGTGGGGGTCATGGGGCTCTGGCCCTGGGGCAAGGGAAAAGGGAAGTCCAAATCCAGCAGCCTGGCCAGCCCCTTGCTCACTAGACCAGCTGGGCAGCAGGAGGGGTCAGAGGCTGGGCGGtagggggtgggggctgtggaatgCACAGCACGGAATGCAGGGTGGTGCTGGGTCCAGAGTGTGTCCCAGTCATTGTGGCCTTGTGGCCGTGGCCTGCTGGGGCAGGGGCCCCGCCTGGCCAGGGCCAAGGTCAGAGTCCACCAACGTGAAGCCATGCTCCCTCTCCCCAAGGTGACTCAGGCACAGGGGCAGAAGTACGGCAGCCCCGCTTGCTCTCAAAAGTCTGGGGCTAGGGGTAGGGCCCTGGCCAGATAtggattttcctttttctgcctcCCTCAAGTAAAGGACTGAAAAAGCATCAAAGATAGCAAGTCATCAGTAGGGATTAGTCCTTCTCTTATCTGTTGACAGTCCCAAACTTATTTTAAAACCACTCTGGCTGTCTGATTTGCCAGAAAAGAGGATGGATGGGCCCTGTAACCCTCCCAGGGTAGACCCAGGAGACTGAGGactccactgggggtcttgagcAGAGTCAGGCAATTCCCGCGCTGATACTTGTCCAAACACTCTCTGGTCTTGTGCTGGTTAAGCTGGGACACACAAAACCCCTGGAAGATATTTTGGGTGCATGGCTCCTTCAGATAGACAGAGCTCTTAAGGGCACTGAAACGGTTAAACTCATCAACATTAGATTCACGAGACTTTGGCCACCACGATCAGCGGGTTGGGCAGCCGGGCTGGCTGGGTCTGCGGCTTAGTAGTAAAGGCGGAAACGGGGCGCCTTGGGAAGAGGCGCTTCCATCACAGTTCTCGGAGTCTCCAGCGCTCGGATCACGGCCCTGCCCGCGCTGTGCGGCCTCACGCCGGGCTGCCTGCGGCGGGACCAGACTGGGGGCGGGACGGGGTGGCCCGGGTGCCAGGCGTCCTCCGGGGCCTGAGTCCTCCGCCGGCGCCCGCCCCCGGATCGACGGCCGGCCCCGTCGAAGGCCGGTTACAGACGCGTCTTCGGCGGCAGCGCAGCGGTCGCCGCGGCCCCCACCCGGCCGCCCGCCCCACCAACGCCCGACGCCGCGCTCACCAGCCGTCGCACCACACCCGCACGGCGCGCCTGCCCCCCGGTCCGGGCCGCCCGGGTCCGCCCGCCGCCCCGTGCCCGTTCCGGATCATGGCCCTACAGGCAAGGCGCGGCCCTGTGCGCTCTGCGACTCAGAGCggccgccgcccgccccgccccgcgcacGCGCTGTCACGCGGCCCTCACCCGCCTCGTGCGGCCAATGGCGAGCGCCGTCGCGCCCCCGCCCGCGGAGCCCCGCCTCCTCATCCTGCCGCGCCTGGCCAATGGCAAACGCCACCCCAGCCGCACTCCACCAGAGAACTGAGCCCCGTCCCACCGCGCGCGGCCACCGGCGTGCGCCAAGAGGATCAGCCCCGCCTCTCCGCTCCCGACCAATGGCGTGCGCCATCAGTAGCCAGGCCcgcccctccacctcccctctcGCGGCCAATGGCGTGCCCTTCTCAGCCCCCGGAGACCCCGCCCCTCTGCGCGCGGCCAATGCGTGTGCGCACGGCCCTTCAGCGCTCACCTGGCGGAGGGGCGGGGCAGGACCACGACCACGTGGGGCACACCCCGCCGCCTCAACGAGCGTGGCTGGGTGATGCTGCCACGGACCTTGGGGAGGGCAGTGCTACTCACTGACAATGGGGAAGACAGTGCAGAGatgtttaataataaaaaggtGTAAGAGCCAAGGCTCAAAACCATCCCTTTGCTGCATACCCAGTACAGAAAAAGGTTTCTATAAAGTTAACATTTTTAGTAAGAAGCAGTAGAAAGAGGGTGGAAGCCCCTGAGACTAGCCCGGTGAGTGAGGTAAGGCAGCAGTGTGCTTCCTCCTGGCCGGCCAGTTCTGTTCTCACAGAAGTGTGTGGCTGCCACCTCCATGAAGAGGCTGAGGAGCCAGGCATCCTCCACGTCTGGCCCACACGGGGACAACCACAGCAGTGCAAGGGGGCTCCCCACAAGGACAAATGGCTAATGTGTCAGGGGGAAAGTGTCACCCCAGAGAACTGTCCCCAGAACCTGTGGGGCGGTCCTGGCCGTCATGGTGCCACACGCCCTGAATAAGAGTTCCCACCATCTGCAAAGTGCCAATTGCTGTTCTCAGTCCCGCACCACGCTGACCACGTTATAGTACTTTCTTCCTTTTCGTGCGTTTGGTGCAGCCCCTGCCAAACCAGCCACCTAGGGCAGGGGCTGAGCTAAGTGGTGTGCCCCGGTCCCCAAGTGGAGGCTCTTCCTGGCTTCTGCACAGTGACTTCCGACTGTGGCTGCCTTCTTCGCCTGCACGCAAGGGAGTCGCCAGGGAGAAGATGGGGTCCTGCCACCTACCGGAAAGGGAAAGCTGAGTCAGGCATACCTGGGGGCCTCTCAGTCTCACCCGCCCCAGGACGGGAAAGCTGACTGAGGTTACCCTGCTTCCCTCCCCCACATCTGGGTTGGGCTTTGCTTAGAGGGAGCTCCACTGTTGTTCCCGAGCTTTAGAACAGCTTCCGGTGGAGATAGCTCCCTGAGTAACTcaagggtcagcacccagactagCTCAGCCTCTGCAGAACTCAGTGTCCTCGTCGGCGACCAAGCGGCCATGTGCACACGGGGCGGGGCAGCAGTAGCCCCAGAAGGGATGAATCATTAGCAGCCCTGGGCCCCACCTTTCACTTGTTCGGCCAGGGGCAGATGGACCAGaccctctcccccttcccagaCTGCAACACTCGACGGGAGGGAAGGCCAGCTGACTAGGGAGGCACCACCTACAAACTACATCGTGAAGAGATCATGTGTCTGACTGAGATGTAGAACCACTATAAACTTAAGATACAAATAAGCACTGATAAAGAAAATGAGCTAAgttaatgtaaaaaagaaaaaaaaaagaaaaagaaaggtacaGTACACAATAGGCCCACATTTACAGAACACCACACACATAACATACAAGAATTGCCAGGCCCAGAAGGTGAAGGGATCCTTAATTCTTGAACCCTTTGATTAAAAGAAGTTATTGATTTCCCCTATAAGACCCTGAAAAttcacagagaaagaaagtgTAAACTTTTTACTCAATACATACACCATGTCTAAATTATCACAAATTCTGTATTAAGGCACAGTTTGTTTAAGCTTCCCCAAAGTATGCCAGCTCCCCAAACCAAGTGCCCCGAGATTCTGTTTGACCCGAGTTGCCAAGAGCATGTCCCTTCGAGGCACCTTCCCATCCAGGCTGTCTGAGGTAAAGGGGGAACGTCCAGGCACACTCTGGCAGGTTCCCTCTCCCCACAGGGAGTCACATCAGCCAGGGAGCCTCAGCCAATGCCTCGGGTGGTCCCTGCAGAGGCCACCATGCTGCAGTCACACCTCAGACACCGTTTACAACACCTCAGAGCTTTCTCTGTGCTCAGATCACAAGAGAAGACAGACACAGCCCATCCACAtaggggcagggaagggaggatgTGCCCatgccccctcacctgctgtAGGGGGGGATCTCCAGGCCCAGCTCGTCCATGAGGAGCCGCATGACGTCATCACACTTCCCGTGGAGCTTCAGGGCAGCCCAGTCATCCTTTGGGGTCCACTGGGGACAGGGGAAGGCAAATGAGGACAGTACCTCACTCATTGCCAGTGGTCTGCTAGGCTTGGCCCCTGCTCACAGATCTCTGTGGGGCGTGACGGTGGGATGTGAACATCCCAGGGACTCTCTGGCTCTCCTGTTCCAAGGCCCAGGTCTAAGGAAGGGGCTCTGGGAGCCCTAGTTACCTGCAAGTTCACAATGTAGAGCTTGGGCCGCCGGCTGGGGGGCTTGGTCATGCACCAGAGGCGTGGATACTTCTTTAGAACCTGTGGcaatggatggacagacagacagaccacACGCACACCAGGGAACGAGGCTATAGGAAGCTGGGTTCTAATGCTGAGCTGGCCAGCTGCCGGCAGGCTCACTCCCGTCCCATCCTCAGTGCTGTTCACGTACCTTTAAGCTGGAGCCTAAACACAGGATTGTGTCTGCTTTGCTAGCAGCCTGGGTGGCTGCCTCCCAGTTCAGAGGCTGCCCCAGCGTCCCCCTCTCCCCAAAGTGCACAATGGTGTCCCGGAGCTGGGCCCCGCACTTGTGGCAGGCCCGGCCTGTTTGGTGTCGGTGCAGGGCGGTGCGCTCCGTCACATCAAACACCCGCACGTACTCCCTATTAGGAGTGCAGGCCGTGCAGACCTGAAGAGGAGAGGGCATTGTGAGCAGGAGCCGCCAGCCTGTCCAGGCCCCCAAGTCCCAGAAGGACCGCTCACTTCAATGTACATGTTCCCGTGGAGCTCTGAGATGGCCGTGCGAGGCAGCCCGCTCCGCAGGTGGAGCCCGTCGCAGTTCTGAGACACCACATGCTGCACCTGGAGGGAAACAAGGGCACAGTCAGTCAGCAGGATGGCTGCTGGGGAGCAGTGCTCAGCAGTGAAACCATCCTGAGCCCGGCCTGGCCCCAAGTCCCAAAAACCAGGGGCAACTCTGACCCTGCATGAAGCCTTGAAGGCAAAACCAGAGCAACAGGCTGGTCCCAGCAGGACTCAGGAGGACCCCAGGTAGGGAGAGCGCCCCAGCAACTCTGACGTTCTTGGAGCAGCCAGGAGGGCAAGCGTTGGCATCATCCCCTCTCAGCTGGGAAGGGGCTCGGGGCCAGACTGATGCTCTCTTGAGTCGTTATGTTTCAGGTCCCTGAAGGCCCAAGAGGATCGACCCCTTTCCCACTCAGTTGAAGGTGCTCACAAGCCTCCCCTGTACCTCGGTGACTTCTGAGGTCTGTGGGGATAATATGAGAGAAGCATGAGGGGAAGGGGCTACCAGTAGCTCTGGGCCTGAGGTTGGCCCTCTATGTGATGATTTGGAGAGGCTTCCTCTCCACTCTCGGAGAGGAAGCACGGGAGGATTGGAGGGAGGCCCAAACCAGGAGTCTACACCACTGGGTGGGCACTCATCATGGGGGAGGGAAGGTGGCAGTGGCTGATAGGTAGGATACAGTTGCCACTTGGGCACCACGGTGGTGCTCTGGGTCCCACGCCGTGGACCCAGTGTGTACACTAGCTAGCCACACCAGGTTCTTACCAGCTTCTGCTCGTATAATCGGGTGATGCTCATGTGGGTGAGCGTCGGCTCGGCCTCACTCAGGTCGGCAGCACTGCCAGGTGGAAGGGAAGTGAAGGTGAGGGAGCTGCAAGGTCAGGCCCATGCTGCCGCTGCTCAATTAGGTGGGAAGGCTGCACCAGGCTGCTTACCGAATGCTTCTCCCTTTCTGAAGCAGCGTCCACACTCCATTAGGGCCCCGGTAATCTGGAATAGAGGCTGCCTGCAGGTTGAGAAAGAAGACAAACCCACTGAAAAGGCATCACTCTACGGACTGGCAGAATTCCCAAGCATGGGAAGCAAATGTTTCTCCCAACATGTTCCAGGCTGGCCCACGGACTAGCTTCTATTCATTCCACAGGCTCAGCATCTCCTAGTCTAACCTGTCTGAACCCAGAAGGAGTGCACCCCATGTGGCTCCATCTCTCTGCCTGGATCCCCACTCCCACCTAGTCCAGCTCATCCACGCAGGCTCCAAGGAGCTCTAACCCCTCCAGGAGCCTCTCTAGCACTGAGTACAACCTGGGATCTGTGGCCACGCCTGTCCTCCACATTGAGGGGGAAAACTGGTCAGGCTCATCTGTGTGTTCCCTGGGCCTAGCCAGTGCTCAAGAAAGGTTTAGCAAATGGTGAACCCCTAGGGGAGAGCACTTCTCTGTCCAAATTCTTACATGCTGATGCCATAAGTAGTTCCTGCCCTACCTTCGCAAAGATAGGCCAACCTCTCCAGATGAGATAAACACTACTGAATTTCTCAAGTTTCCAATCCAGTGAAACAAAGCCACACCAAGAAAAGATGACAGAAAGCACCCTAGGATCAAGGTGTCTCGTGCTCCTGGGCTGTGAGTCATCTTCCTTCTGGGGAGCCATCTCCTCCCTGCTGCTTAAGCTCAGAAAAATGCTCACTCCGATTAGTGGTTCTGACTCACACTGATAAGGGAACCTCAAACAGTAACGCTCAGGGCAAATTAAAGAGCAGCACATGGCTTTTAGTAGCCACTTACACCTCTTTAAGAGTTGCTATTACTGCTTTTGAATAATCGTATGACA is a genomic window containing:
- the PCYT2 gene encoding ethanolamine-phosphate cytidylyltransferase isoform X6, with translation MIRNGHGAAGGPGRPGPGGRRAVRVWCDGCYDMVHYGHSNQLRQARAMGDYLIVGVHTDEEISKHKGPPVFTQEERYRMVQAIKWVDEVVPAAPYVTTLETLDKYSCDFCVHGNDITLTVDGRDTYEEVKQAGRYRECKRTQGVSTTDLVGRMLLVTKAHHSSQEMSSEYREYADSFGKYVSEVVIGAPYAVTAELLDHFKVDLVCHGKTEIVPDKDGSDPYQEPKKRGIFRQIDSGNDLTTDLIVQRIIKNRLEYEARNQKKEAKELAFLEARRRQEVWPQREDDCDF
- the PCYT2 gene encoding ethanolamine-phosphate cytidylyltransferase isoform X1, with amino-acid sequence MIRNGHGAAGGPGRPGPGGRRAVRVWCDGCYDMVHYGHSNQLRQARAMGDYLIVGVHTDEEISKHKGPPVFTQEERYRMVQAIKWVDEVVPAAPYVTTLETLDKYSCDFCVHGNDITLTVDGRDTYEEVKQAGRYRECKRTQGVSTTDLVGRMLLVTKAHHSSQEMSSEYREYADSFGKCPGGRNPWTGVSQFLQTSQKIIQFASGKEPQPGETVIYVTGAFDLFHIGHVDFLEKVHGLAERPYVIAGLHFDQEVNHYKGKNYPIMNLHERTLSVLACRYVSEVVIGAPYAVTAELLDHFKVDLVCHGKTEIVPDKDGSDPYQEPKKRGIFRQIDSGNDLTTDLIVQRIIKNRLEYEARNQKKEAKELAFLEARRRQEVWPQREDDCDF
- the PCYT2 gene encoding ethanolamine-phosphate cytidylyltransferase isoform X2 produces the protein MIRNGHGAAGGPGRPGPGGRRAVRVWCDGCYDMVHYGHSNQLRQARAMGDYLIVGVHTDEEISKHKGPPVFTQEERYRMVQAIKWVDEVVPAAPYVTTLETLDKYSCDFCVHGNDITLTVDGRDTYEEVKQAGRYRECKRTQGVSTTDLVGRMLLVTKAHHSSQEMSSEYREYADSFGKCPGGRNPWTGVSQFLQTSQKIIQFASGKEPQPGETVIYVTGAFDLFRILQDWGGQPLQGEELSHHEPARADPERAGLPGELGSPFLAEYVSEVVIGAPYAVTAELLDHFKVDLVCHGKTEIVPDKDGSDPYQEPKKRGIFRQIDSGNDLTTDLIVQRIIKNRLEYEARNQKKEAKELAFLEARRRQEVWPQREDDCDF
- the SIRT7 gene encoding NAD-dependent protein deacetylase sirtuin-7; translated protein: MAAGGLSRSERKAAERVRRLREEQQRERLRQVSRILRKAAAERSAEEGRLLAESEDLVTELQGRSRRREGLKRRQEEVCDDPELLQRKVRELAGAVRNAKYLVVYTGAGISTAASIPDYRGPNGVWTLLQKGRSIRAADLSEAEPTLTHMSITRLYEQKLVQHVVSQNCDGLHLRSGLPRTAISELHGNMYIEVCTACTPNREYVRVFDVTERTALHRHQTGRACHKCGAQLRDTIVHFGERGTLGQPLNWEAATQAASKADTILCLGSSLKVLKKYPRLWCMTKPPSRRPKLYIVNLQWTPKDDWAALKLHGKCDDVMRLLMDELGLEIPPYSRWQDPIFSLATPLRAGEEGSHSRKSLCRSQEEPPLGDRGTPLSSAPALGGWFGRGCTKRTKRKKVL
- the PCYT2 gene encoding ethanolamine-phosphate cytidylyltransferase isoform X5, translating into MVQAIKWVDEVVPAAPYVTTLETLDKYSCDFCVHGNDITLTVDGRDTYEEVKQAGRYRECKRTQGVSTTDLVGRMLLVTKAHHSSQEMSSEYREYADSFGKCPGGRNPWTGVSQFLQTSQKIIQFASGKEPQPGETVIYVTGAFDLFHIGHVDFLEKVHGLAERPYVIAGLHFDQEVNHYKGKNYPIMNLHERTLSVLACRYVSEVVIGAPYAVTAELLDHFKVDLVCHGKTEIVPDKDGSDPYQEPKKRGIFRQIDSGNDLTTDLIVQRIIKNRLEYEARNQKKEAKELAFLEARRRQEVWPQREDDCDF
- the PCYT2 gene encoding ethanolamine-phosphate cytidylyltransferase isoform X4 gives rise to the protein MIRNGHGAAGGPGRPGPGGRRAVRVWCDGCYDMVHYGHSNQLRQARAMGDYLIVGVHTDEEISKHKGPPVFTQEERYRMVQAIKWVDEVVPAAPYVTTLETLDKYSCDFCVHGNDITLTVDGRDTYEEVKQAGRYRECKRTQGVSTTDLVGRMLLVTKAHHSSQEMSSEYREYADSFGKEVNHYKGKNYPIMNLHERTLSVLACRYVSEVVIGAPYAVTAELLDHFKVDLVCHGKTEIVPDKDGSDPYQEPKKRGIFRQIDSGNDLTTDLIVQRIIKNRLEYEARNQKKEAKELAFLEARRRQEVWPQREDDCDF
- the PCYT2 gene encoding ethanolamine-phosphate cytidylyltransferase isoform X3, producing MIRNGHGAAGGPGRPGPGGRRAVRVWCDGCYDMVHYGHSNQLRQARAMGDYLIVGVHTDDDITLTVDGRDTYEEVKQAGRYRECKRTQGVSTTDLVGRMLLVTKAHHSSQEMSSEYREYADSFGKCPGGRNPWTGVSQFLQTSQKIIQFASGKEPQPGETVIYVTGAFDLFHIGHVDFLEKVHGLAERPYVIAGLHFDQEVNHYKGKNYPIMNLHERTLSVLACRYVSEVVIGAPYAVTAELLDHFKVDLVCHGKTEIVPDKDGSDPYQEPKKRGIFRQIDSGNDLTTDLIVQRIIKNRLEYEARNQKKEAKELAFLEARRRQEVWPQREDDCDF